The following coding sequences lie in one Trueperaceae bacterium genomic window:
- a CDS encoding HAMP domain-containing histidine kinase: MKLRLQLTIVFGAFIAVILSAVAVSVYVLTERSLAVGITDSAERALGELTSGGSSITQAVQKLPSNTYYQVLIVGLEGRIPESVASLRSSATYDGNSNLLGPLSDAAAQTFITTGEVGEVVSVRGEQIRVLGRLAPVTFPAQGVTFQAAVLVGVRMSLMAQTLDQLARDLIATVLIAFLVFALGVWLLSERVLGPLKRVTAAASKVSGSELSQRVPVPVNRDEIRELGVTINHMLDRLQESFETQRRFTADASHELRTPVTAIGGHVNYLLRRTGPTPDQVESLEVIRRESERMGKLVNDLLELARADAGFTVHLEPMNLVEVVEAVKQEVAPVAGGAKIHVRASTPLAEVMGDFTRLKQVLLNLVQNALNAGAKNVTVTLRPERSLVHLEVLDDGAGIPADALPHLFERFFRVDGARSTRGNGSGLGLAIVKWIVQQHGGTVSVESRLGEGTVFTVTVPALEVRNTMDLAANVRATLVDNVIGRVRPQ, translated from the coding sequence CGGCTGCAGCTCACGATCGTCTTCGGGGCGTTCATCGCGGTCATCCTGTCCGCAGTGGCCGTCTCCGTGTACGTGCTCACGGAGCGCTCGCTCGCCGTCGGCATCACCGACAGCGCGGAGCGCGCCCTCGGCGAGCTGACGAGCGGGGGGTCGAGCATCACGCAGGCCGTGCAGAAGCTGCCGAGCAACACCTACTACCAGGTCCTCATCGTCGGCCTGGAAGGGCGCATACCGGAGAGCGTCGCCAGCCTCCGCAGCAGCGCCACGTACGACGGGAACTCCAACCTCCTGGGGCCGCTGTCGGACGCGGCCGCCCAGACGTTCATCACTACGGGCGAGGTCGGCGAGGTGGTGAGCGTCAGGGGCGAGCAGATCCGGGTGCTCGGCCGGCTCGCGCCCGTCACCTTCCCGGCGCAGGGGGTCACGTTTCAGGCGGCCGTCCTCGTCGGCGTGCGCATGTCGCTCATGGCCCAGACGCTCGACCAGCTCGCGCGCGACCTCATAGCTACGGTCCTCATCGCGTTCCTCGTCTTCGCCCTCGGCGTGTGGCTCCTCTCCGAGCGCGTCCTCGGGCCCCTCAAGCGCGTCACGGCGGCGGCCTCGAAGGTGTCGGGCTCCGAGCTAAGCCAACGCGTGCCCGTCCCCGTCAACCGCGACGAGATCCGCGAGCTCGGCGTGACCATCAACCACATGCTCGACCGGCTGCAGGAGTCGTTCGAGACGCAGCGGCGCTTCACTGCCGACGCCAGTCACGAGCTGCGCACGCCCGTTACGGCCATCGGCGGGCACGTCAACTACCTCCTCAGGCGCACGGGCCCGACGCCTGACCAGGTCGAGTCGCTCGAGGTCATCAGGCGCGAGAGCGAGCGCATGGGCAAGCTCGTCAACGACCTGCTCGAGCTCGCGCGCGCCGACGCCGGCTTCACCGTGCACCTCGAGCCCATGAACCTCGTGGAGGTCGTCGAGGCCGTCAAGCAGGAGGTCGCCCCCGTCGCGGGCGGGGCGAAGATCCACGTGCGCGCCTCGACGCCGCTCGCCGAGGTCATGGGCGACTTCACGCGCCTCAAGCAGGTGCTCCTCAACCTCGTCCAGAACGCCTTGAACGCGGGAGCCAAGAACGTGACGGTCACGCTGAGGCCCGAACGCTCCCTCGTGCACCTCGAGGTCCTCGACGACGGCGCGGGCATCCCGGCCGACGCGCTACCGCACCTCTTCGAGCGGTTCTTCCGCGTCGACGGCGCGCGCTCGACGCGCGGTAACGGCAGCGGCCTCGGGCTCGCCATCGTCAAGTGGATCGTCCAGCAGCACGGGGGCACCGTGTCCGTCGAGTCGCGCCTCGGGGAGGGAACGGTCTTCACGGTGACGGTGCCCGCGCTCGAGGTCAGGAACACCATGGACCTGGCCGCCAACGTGCGCGCCACGCTCGTCGACAACGTCATCGGCCGCGTCAG